The following proteins are co-located in the Sphingomonas donggukensis genome:
- the phhA gene encoding phenylalanine 4-monooxygenase, producing the protein MADETHVLDRPPEGANPDWTVPQDWNHYTPEEHGVWDTLFARQAKLLPGRASEAYLRGLDVLKLSKPGIPDFEELSERLTKLTGWSVVAVPGLVPDDVFFDHMANRRFVAGNFIRRPDQLDYLQEPDVFHDVFGHVPMLADPVFADYLAAYGRGGLRALELGALKQLSRLYWYTVEFGLIQEPEGLRIYGSGIVSSYSESQFALDDPSPNRIGFDMKRVMQTDYRIDDFQQTYFVIDSFDDLLRQTVETDFAPLYAEIVGKPDIAVDAVLESDAVVTRGTQDYARRKG; encoded by the coding sequence ATGGCCGACGAAACCCACGTACTCGACCGCCCGCCGGAGGGCGCGAACCCCGACTGGACGGTCCCGCAGGACTGGAATCACTATACGCCCGAGGAACATGGCGTGTGGGATACGCTGTTCGCGCGGCAGGCGAAACTGCTGCCGGGCCGTGCGTCGGAGGCGTATCTGCGCGGGCTCGATGTGTTGAAGCTGTCGAAGCCCGGCATTCCGGATTTCGAGGAATTGTCGGAGCGGCTGACGAAGCTGACCGGGTGGAGCGTGGTCGCGGTGCCGGGGCTGGTGCCGGACGACGTGTTCTTCGACCACATGGCGAACCGTCGCTTCGTCGCCGGCAATTTCATCCGCCGCCCCGACCAGCTCGATTATCTGCAGGAGCCGGACGTCTTCCACGACGTGTTCGGGCACGTGCCGATGCTCGCCGATCCTGTGTTCGCCGATTATCTCGCCGCCTATGGCCGCGGCGGCTTGCGCGCGCTGGAGCTGGGGGCATTGAAGCAGCTGTCGCGGCTCTATTGGTACACGGTCGAATTCGGGCTGATCCAGGAGCCCGAGGGCCTGCGCATCTATGGCTCGGGCATCGTGTCGAGCTATTCCGAAAGCCAGTTCGCCCTGGACGACCCGAGCCCGAACCGGATCGGCTTCGACATGAAGCGGGTGATGCAGACCGATTACCGGATCGACGATTTCCAGCAGACGTATTTCGTCATCGACAGCTTCGACGACCTGCTCCGCCAGACGGTAGAAACCGACTTCGCGCCGCTGTATGCGGAGATCGTGGGGAAGCCGGATATTGCGGTCGATGCCGTGCTGGAGAGCGATGCGGTGGTTACGCGGGGGACGCAGGACTATGCGCGGCGGAAGGGTTGA
- a CDS encoding TIGR02117 family protein, with protein MLRYALRWIVALPVLLLYLYGAAGMIGGLIPVNTGRATPTEGIRIYVEDNGIHTGIVLPAEGWEDIVRPDHFADPRYAGHRWRSFGWGDRAFYIGTPTWWDVNPLTVLRSATGSDDTVIHVDAIPEPQVGPRVRMVVVTPAEFARLTAFIRASFAPGAPVRGYGAYDAFYPATGRYSAARTCNAWTGEALRHAGLKMGRWTPFPATVMTWLN; from the coding sequence ATGTTACGATATGCCCTCCGCTGGATCGTCGCCCTGCCCGTCCTGCTGCTGTACCTGTACGGCGCCGCGGGGATGATCGGCGGGCTGATCCCCGTCAACACGGGGCGCGCCACCCCGACCGAGGGCATCCGCATCTACGTCGAGGACAATGGAATCCACACCGGCATCGTCCTGCCGGCGGAGGGCTGGGAGGACATCGTCCGGCCCGACCATTTCGCCGACCCGCGCTATGCCGGGCACCGCTGGCGCAGCTTCGGCTGGGGCGACCGTGCGTTCTACATCGGCACGCCGACATGGTGGGACGTGAACCCGCTGACCGTCCTGCGCAGCGCGACCGGGTCGGACGACACGGTGATTCACGTCGATGCGATCCCCGAACCACAGGTCGGCCCGCGCGTCCGCATGGTCGTCGTCACGCCCGCCGAATTTGCCCGGCTGACCGCGTTCATCCGCGCCAGCTTCGCGCCGGGTGCGCCGGTCCGCGGCTACGGCGCCTACGATGCCTTCTACCCCGCGACCGGGCGCTACAGCGCGGCGCGGACCTGCAACGCCTGGACCGGGGAGGCACTGCGCCACGCCGGGCTGAAGATGGGTCGTTGGACTCCCTTCCCCGCCACCGTAATGACATGGCTGAACTGA